One genomic window of Garra rufa chromosome 24, GarRuf1.0, whole genome shotgun sequence includes the following:
- the tecrl2a gene encoding very-long-chain enoyl-CoA reductase has product MDNILQFHNKTEVEILDSKTKEQLCFLDKVEPHSSVGDIKSLFHKSYPKWYPARQALRLDPKGKALRDDDVLQNLPVGTSATLYFRDLGPQLGWTMVFLVEYMGPLLIYLLFYIRVPYIYNHKYTFTSSSHQVVNLACACHSFHYIKRLFETIFVHRFSNGTMPLRAIVKNCSYYWGFAAWLAYYINHPLYTPPSYGETQVNYALIIFVLCEAGNFSIHWSLNSLKCEGTKYRRFPNPSKNPFTWLFFFVSCPNYTYEVGAWVGLSIMTQCVPVALFTFVGFLQKTIWAKGKHKTYTREFKDYPNLRMPILPFIL; this is encoded by the exons ATGG ACAATATTTTGCAATTTCACAATAAAACTGAG GTCGAAATTCTGGACTCAAAAACCAAAGAACAGCTCTGTTTTCTTGACAAG gTTGAACCCCACTCAAGCGTAGGTGACATTAAGAGTTTGTTTCATAAGTCAT ATCCCAAATGGTACCCAGCTAGACAAGCCCTGAGGCTAGACCCCA AAGGAAAAGCACTGCGAGATGATGATGTGCTACAGAACCTGCCTGTTGGGACCTCAGCGACCTTGTATTTCAGAGACCTTGGTCCACAACTGGGATGGACGATG GTTTTTCTGGTGGAGTATATGGGTCCCCTTCTGATATATCTTCTCTTCTATATCCGCGTCCCTTACATCTATAACCACAAATACACCTTCACCTCCAGCTCTCATCAGGTGGTCAA TTTGGCTTGTGCTTGTCACTCCTTCCACTATATCAAGAGGTTATTTGAAACAATCTTTGTGCATCGGTTTTCTAATGGCACAATGCCTCTCAGAGCCATTGTAAAG AATTGTTCATATTATTGGGGTTTTGCAGCTTGGTTAGCGTACTACATTAACCATCCTCTCTACACACCACCAT CATATGGAGAGACACAGGTCAACTATGCACTAATTATCTTTGTG TTATGCGAGGCAGGTAATTTTTCTATCCACTGGTCACTGAACAGTTTGAAATGTGAAG GTACAAAATATCGGAGGTTCCCAAATCCATCTAAAAACCCTTTTACGTGGCTCTTTTTCTTTGTTTCATGTCCCAACTACACATATGAG gtGGGTGCTTGGGTGGGCCTGTCCATCATGACCCAGTGTGTCCCAG tgGCTCTCTTCACATTTGTCGGTTTCCTTCAAAAGACCATCTGGGCCAAAGGAAAACACAAAACTTACACCCGGGAGTTTAAGGACTACCCAAACCTGCGCATGCCAATCCTCCCTTTCATCCTTTGA